From the Lycorma delicatula isolate Av1 chromosome 4, ASM4794821v1, whole genome shotgun sequence genome, the window atttttttgctaGTTCTAAAGCAAATAATATGTTTGCATATTTTGATACATAGTATAAGTAAGCAGGTAATGTATTTACTGGATTTGGATTATCCAAATTGATGCTAGCAAATCTGTATAACTCTGATGCAACTACTACTATACGGCTTGGAGCTGATCTTTTAAGCAAATctggaaaaaaaatctaattaatgatgGAAAAATTGTAACTTAAGATTTACcttctaatttttacatatttcctataaaatcttaaaaaagtaagTTACTGAGGCTTTGTATGTGAAagacatcatatttttaattaagccaACTGCAAAATTTTTTATGGTATTGCTAGCATCttgcttaaattttaaatgtttctttgagttaatttaaaaagtgatttttatttcaagagatGGAACAAATTTAGGTTATTACTTAAAGCTCGAATCAAGATGgatctcattttttttaagcaaactatttactttttgcatgtttcagtatttattgaaagtatctttatttataaaatttactttttcactcattctttcataacatattttgtttgattatatgtttagatttaaattaaagtattatttttaacataaaacaaaaaacagtagaCAATTATGTCATCTTTCCACACCTCTTTAGTAAAGAGTATAAATTTGCAGTTTTATTCACTTCataatgatttctttaaattaatcatGTTGAGAATGATCTCAGCTTGGAAATTTGACCAAGGCTATACTGAGAAAAAAACAGTTGGGAATGTGCAGGATAATATTTTACCCAGGATTAGATGGAAATCAAGAATGATTTTTGGGAAATCAAGGCTGATGGTTATAgggaaaatgattttttacactttaaagaATCAGAAGCATATAAAGATCCCTTGTTTTTTCTgctcttttctaaatttttattttctattaaatcctTCTAAAATACGTTCCTATTCAAGTACCTAATTATAATTGACAATCCTTTGTTCCTTTCTTAACTAATCTAATATATGTATAGGTAGACAACAatcaacataaaatgaaaaacataaaccAAAGTAATAGTTCAaggataacaaaacaaaataaatgtaaatgtaaataaaataataaagttgaaataaaataattattgatgacATTGTCCTTTTGCCAGAAAAAAAGACTCAATTAGAAGTAATGTAGTATGGAATTATTACTTGAAGatattatgaaaatgtatatattacacttaatattgttaatatttattgttgaatttaaatgatttatttgttggtttttgttacaataactgttgttttaataataactgttttagttaatgtattattataatggaTTGTTTGGTAATTGGCtcattcattctttaattttcatcactTCATTAGcctatttttgtttcatttaattttttgtgtccatacattatttcattattgtatcacttccttgttaaaaaattatatgtgaatATGCATTTCCAAAATTGtgcaataagtaaataaaagaaaagaaatctgctCGTACCAAACATAACTTTGAAAGAaggaaattctgtaaaatatttaagatagtGTTTTATTGCAGTGAAACATGTGAAATAAGAAATagagatcaaattttaaaaatacagtattttcaaatgcgattttcagaaaaattatgaaaaataaatgggTTGATATACTAAACATGAAGAAAGTTAAGATAAACTGGAGAAAACAAAGTTTGAGACAGGATATGATCCAAATGTAAGCaaccatatataaaattaagaaatttattttatcattttttctgaagttaatattttattgttcataatttattttaaatatttgttaacatttcCTTTTCTCCTTCATTTTAACTTTGCTGTATACTGATTACTTGAAACattaaaccaattaattttttttctgatgtaatCTTTgatcttcattattaaaatatactttatttattaaaatatacagaatgtttcattttgtcctaaatgattattatttactgttttagcGACAttaggattaaataaaaattttacatgtgcACGTATTTGTTCTTTATAGGTTaatattcagaagaaaaaaaaattcaaaaaacagttATCGTAATACTgacaaaaatagttaaatatttgaaatttttacagtcATCCAgaaatatttgactaaaaaaatgataaataaataaattattagattaagaaaaataagtatatattaaatattgaagaaCTTAAATGAAATCTATATACCTATAAAGAAccaaaaattatttgcaatttttttttttactatttttcaaatttaaaaaattctacatttgaatgcaaaattttaaatgctaCAAGAATTTAtgagaaacataaaataataataaaataattatttctcttttttttgtaattactttcaTTGAATTActctaattattttcaaacagttttgaCTAATTTCCATGGTGTTACTCTAAAACTCATACTAAGTTTACTTATAGATAATTCAAAGGACTGActacttaaaaaacaattcaaaccTCAGATGACGGTAGTACAaaacaaaaaggttttatttttaaaagttttgatgataattttacctttttatatgtttattttgtaaaccccttttttatcaaagaaaatgtttgattaagtaaaataaacttatttatttatgatcgTACAatctctttgaaaaaaaaatatatatatatattttttttttttattttgcataaaccataatgaaaaataattttgatattcacTTACCTATCAGTAAGTGAGTTAATAAAAATGGACCAAATTGGTTTGTAGCCATAGTTACTTCAAGGCCATCAGAAGTAGTATTTTTTGAGAATGTATTTGCCACTCCAGCATTGTGAATAAGTACATCTAAACGAGACTCTGCTCTATTAACTTCTTGTGCAAAATTTCTGATCGATGTTAATGAACTTAAATCAAGCTTCATTAATACaacattcttattttttgtttcttcaattatttgtgctgaaaaaaagaaaaactattgcagtatagtaaattattattagtcaCTATAAATAGATATTTCTTATAGTGCAacctaattttaaagttattaatgaatttttcatgttagttttcctttctttatttaaacaaattgaaaatatttctttcatatacTGAATATAACTTGCActtataatagttaaatatttaaaccaaattaagcTAGTTATTTACTTGTTTGcagtttagtttttatatttatttatgcaatttggGTACCTCAAAGAGATCACCCAGGATTTTGTACCATTTCTTCTTTAACTACAGATAGAGTTGTGTCTgtctaattctgtttttttattacttcataataataaGTTGTAATGATGTTATGTTGCATTTTTCAGTATATATACAATATTCAAAATGAGAAATTACATTcaaaatcactttatttttacaatgatacAAATTCTAACAAAATGATAATAGGCTTACTATCCTAAAGtgctaaaaaaatttctctatcaACAAATCCAAAGATCAAGTTCCTTAGGAAATTATTGAATATCCTTTTATGTGCATAGTAATCTGCATTGCCTTTGAAGCAAAATAGACATGCAGTCTTTTAAATATCTTGCATAGATAACAACAGTTATTTGCATAacaaaaatttgttctatttacaCTAATATTACCATTAATATCATTTCCATtccaaatgtaaaatattttcaataacttataaacaaataaatttctaacTAATATGAAATTGGACTAAATAAACAAGGAAAATGTATTCTTCAGatgtggaattttaaaaatacttaaatgattcttatttaaacagtaattaaaggtttattatttGTGTATCAAGAGTTATCTTCTACTTctcatttattttgttgaacTATCATGGCTCATGTTTTTAAAATCTGATCAAGTCTGTTTAATTATCTAAAACTATATATTTctgaacatatatacatatatatatatatatatatattcaataataaatttataaagtagttTAATGAGTATAATCagcattctcttttatttttctgtgcaTTAAAGCTAAATTcattgatagtttaaaaaattgataatactttttttcactgaatatagtgatcataaattattcagtgcatttttagtgttaaaaataacaaagcaatatacttacatgtatgttttattgttgaacagtacatttcaaacagttttgttaaCAACACTTTCAAACAAGTTCCACATGAGCAccttttgtagcgtgtaaaataTGTAAACGATACTCAATTCATGCCACATATTATGaagaatatctggagttattccaTTGAATGCACCTTCAATTGTTCTCTTTAGTTCATTAATGTTAACAACCTTTGTGTCCATACACCCTGTCTTCaacaaacccccaaagaaaaaaagtCAAGTGCCATTGCTTCAGGGGATCGAGGTGGTCAGGGAATAGGTATATTATGACCCGTCCAACATTGAGGAGATTGTTCATGTAGGTAGTCCCTAACATGTAAACCCCAGTATAGTGGTTCGCCATCTTGTAGGAAGAAAATGTTGGGTTGCTGATGTTCAATTTGTGATATTGTATACTCCTGTAACATGTGTAGATAACTAGTGCTAGTAACCACTCACTAAAGAAAAATAGTCCAATtacttcataagcagtcaacacaatccaaacattaattttcaggCTATCGTGTTGTGTTTGTCAAATGTTATAAGGGTTCTCAGTACTCAAATCCAATAATAATGACGTTAACATGACCAGaaacatggaatgtagcttcatcggaaaagatttctttttcttaaaactcATTGTCTTTGCTCACCTTATCAAAAATGTCCATGGGAAAATTATAACAGCATGATTTATCATCGTATTCAGTTGCATGCAccaactgaattttgtatgcatgaagttTTAGACACTTGTGTAGAATGTTCACAATTGTCAATTGCAGTATTCCTAGTTCTAAACTTGTATGATGAGTCGATTTACCCGGGCTTCTTTAAAAAGTTTCTCTTACTCAATTCACAACTTCTTTGGGACAAATTTTGGGTGAAGGGTGGGTGGAAGCCCTGAACAAatctaagataatatttattgtatgcaTTGTTTATGAAGAGAATTAAAAGCTTCGTTATCAAgctcataaaataattacagttattatggttttttgaagaaagaagatataaaattaggaaaattagaGCATGACAAGCATTTAATACGCATgcaaaatgtgaagaaagaaccacTGCAGCTACCGCTTGTGGAGTTTCAAGACCACAtgttcaaaaattccaaaaagaaaagcaggatcttcttaaatctaaatcagTCATACTCATTCAATACACCAGAAGCgtataaacaacatttaaaaccAGTTAGTGGATTAGACAGTTTTTATCAAGACATTGTAAGAACAGTTAACGAGTTTCATGCAAAACATAATGTCCtgcctaaattaaataaattatgtgaaaaacttcaaaatagtattcagtttaaaggttctagaactatactagcagctatcctgaaagagttaggGTTTAAACAGTATAAATCTGGTAATAATCAAAGTTTATGAGAATTTAGAATACatagaatcaaataaataataattcctagTTAAATTTCcttgattttgtatgttttatcaaCAGAAAAGAGAAATAGAGATTCTAAATTAAACTCAGTTCCagtgaagaaaaatttgtaaaacagtaAGATGAGAATGTTACAATCAGATACATAACTTGAATAGATCTACcatttataatctaatattttgataaattatataccTGAAATGATAAACTACCAAGTGATCAGTTGTTCTTTTGatatctctaaaaattaaaatggtaatgAGTTATATAAACttcccttatttaaaaaaaaactgaataaaaagaatttaatgacttttttgcataattttaaattattttatggttgtacttttaaaaaactaaatatattttccatacTTCAGGgagaatataaaaagtaaactataaaatatttcatctataatgaattttatgttttatacaatACAATTAAGTCATTAACTGACTGCATAATATAAACTACACATTTgctgtagtcaaaattaaatgttgaaataacaattaaatacactgtaacattaaaagaattatctcatataatttaaaatatataatatagtatatcttaaattatatataaccaaacaaaaaagtatattaaagattatttttaaaagaaacattttgaacTATATTAACCAACTATAAACAGTATTCtgttctaatatttattaatataaagaagaagaagaagagtaataatttttttatatctttacaatattaaaaaataatttaaaggattataaattacaaattctgtGTGGAATAATTATAtgcaacaaagaaaaataatataactgtacctcaataaatcataaaaataacaaactaataatattcTGACGCTTATTATACCTTTAATTTATCCACTGAAAACTAAGAATTGAAtgtaaaagattgttttaaatttaattttaaacatggaATATTCCCACAGATTTTATACACAGttgtaaagtataataataatggcATGAAGTACATAAATTCATAATACTAATGATTCTTATTCTTAAGAATACACAGATATTATCTTTCActcttaaaagttaaatttttactcaGAGGAAATCTGAACAAATCTGAACAATCTAATAAATATACAGGGAGGGCAAAGAAATTACTATGAAAGTCTATCAACAGGAATCTTAAACTTCAGATAGAACTCTGATgagttatgttttaatattttgaatacataATCACACCATGATTTGagtcatttcataaaataatgacaattagTAAggcgttgaaaatttattataaaaaataataataataattttaatgtagtaaatcaaaagttttttttgcacAGTTTACTTACTTTCATGGATTTTATCATAGTTTTCTCAAGCTCTACAGCACAATTACTAGTAGTATTTTCTTTATGGCACCAACATGAGGTGGTTAAATAATCTCTTTAATATGTAACTGAATAATATATATGATCTatattgtgtttgtttatttaatttattgttttcatctaactctgtaaattttatatgctCATATGCActgagattttgtttttttataagctatGTGAAAAATTCCATGTTATTATTGATGTCTACATTAATATCTTGTTTCTATGAGATGATTTGCAAGgcttgatgtaaaaaaaatttttagcatGTATTTTTTACATGCGGTACCTGTATGTATGTGTTCTTTATAGCTGTGGGTGAATGTGCATCCAGTGTCAAATGTGGTATTTGAGTCACTCCAGTTTAATTTTTCTAAGGTATTTCTGTGGCTCATCATGCTGATCAATAAATTTAACAGTGATGTCTATAAATTTGGTCGAACCAATAAATTCTCAATTCAAAGAGTTACTTTATTGGAGTTTTCTTTATCAAAGCCACTTTTTCTGTGATGtcattttattgtgtattttttatagcaaaaaagtgccatcattttgaaaaaataagtgaaaaagtgatttatccatatttttttaagtaattgtttcTTCACTTAACTTATTGAACCCAAACATGAAGatgcataattattttacaattaaataaaaaaattgtcacttttGGTGATAACATCAGTGAAATTATCTTTAGACAGGTATCTTTATctgtaaaatgaaaacaactaGTATTGTGATATACTTACTTACTTAACATGCACTAACAATGGCTAAAATTATCTTTCTAACCTCTTACTTTGCTGGCTGTTTCTAAGTTTCTACAAGCCATAATCACACGAGCTCCTCTTCTAGCTAGATCCATCACTGTCTCTTTACCAATTCCTGGAAAGAgagattaaaacaattttttaacttatttacatGATAAGttcctttaataattataaatcaattagcTAAATTACTTACTACTTCTCTGGAATTCTAGTTATAATCTgttacttagaagaaaatgttgagTAAAAACCTGATAAGTTTTTCTTACAACCTCAACCTTTGTTTTGATGTTTATCTTCTGTTGTTTTGATGGttatcatctttttttctttaatagatttCCAATAGTTTAAtcacaaaaaactatttctatcAGAAGGGATGAACCcctgtttgaaaatttaaaaaaatgtttccgtgaaagtattttaacattctttttgtttaatttttatccctTGGAATTTCATTCGttcttaataaatgaattaactctttttttctaactgaaaccaaattggtgttctcTTGTGGATCTCATAGTCTATTAATATGTAAACTACCCtagttaaattatcaaaattaaatgggaAAGACTCTGACTGAACAGAAATCTATATAAACAGAAGTTTTGGTGCAGATTatgttttttacatgaaataaaaataacaatgggAGCTCTTAATATCATGTTAGCTGTTAACCTTAACAGGTTATAGTGACAAGCTTATATTTTTACCCTTCTTTTAGCTACAGTGAAATTAGAAAACAGTACTACGTTGGGAGGTAGAAAGTATacacatctttatatatatactatacatatCTTTATGGTTTTCAAGTatgatattaaaatgattttacattgtGCATACATAAAATTCATAGATCCATAGCAATAACAGGCAGAAATTTATCTTCTTCAATTTAGTTCATCGACCCATTAAAATTAGACATtgacattataaaaaaagtaaataaaattttaactcagGTATGTTGAATGTGCTTCTATGAAcccttttttataattcattagttatttgtaatgattataatttattacgctTACCCACTGCATAAACGTCACTACTAGtgtacctttatttttatttatattacatatattggGAATTTTGCAGACTCATCTGTATTAATGAATTGTAATCatgtttaattataacaataaatttagttatatttcacTGTCATCTAACCATGATATTTTACTTGGAATTTTAGCTAATGTGGGAtacaaatgcatattttttaataattatggatTTTTTACACTGTGATATTCAGAGTGTTTTCCTTTGTGTACATACATGTGTGtggaacacacacacatacattggCACATGTGCCagcatattaaaacaatatttcttataGTCTTGCTCATTTATTGTATTCCCAATGACGTCAATCCTTACCATATAAAATCTCCTCAGACTCATTTCTTTTAATGATTGTTGATACAGAGTACTTAATCATTCTTGTCTTTTTTAGTCATCCTCACTTCCTCTTTTGATAAAAACCCACATTAACACCTTAAGAAATAATGACAGTCATTCATTTGCATTAAGAGACAATGAGATGATTATTTCCTACCTCTTCCCACCAATTTCTTCatcttttatttccttctttctCAGGAAAGTAGTAAAAGAGTTGTCCACCATTCTGGTTCTGTCTGGCACTATGCTGATACCCATAGGTAGTATGTAAGGTAACAATTTCTTTACTGGAGTTTAGTAGGGGTACCAACCCTGTTAAACTGTACAAGGGCTCTTTTGTGAGGTTACAAAACAATCAGATTAATAGTTCAGGCGCCTACTAGACAAAGTTTAATCAATCTCATTCCTGTTCCTATTCTATCTACCAATGTTTAACATTGTTAAACAAATCTACAAACAGGATTTGTGAGGTAACTAGAATAgaactgaaatgaaataattgagcttttgataataattataagcaTGCAATGAAATcagagaaaatcaattttttttgggggggggattacttcataaattatttgcttttgcataaataataaagtaaatcgtaagagacaaaaaataaattccaaaccCAAACCTTTTGTGTCATATTCAAATGTATTGCTGAATTTTGTATGCTATCAATTTATAAtgatgacaaaattaaatttctacttcaCTTGTGTTTTTTAGTTATATCAAATGCTTTCAATTGCTGTTatgatataatatatgtaatataattataatataatataataattattatataatataatataatatatatatatatatatatatatatatatatatatatatatatatatatatatatatatatatatatatatatatatatatatatatataattggtgAAACTAGCATTGCTGTTTTTCATGACACATTTCAAGATCCagttgacattttatttatttttttttaaatgggattgTTTACAAGGAAGTATTTGCATAGGAAGAGATGAAATTacaaactgtatttaatttaaaatgttaagtagATTAtagtattactttattataattaagtaccagaataaaattattaaaaatattaaaactgcttTAGTAAGATCCACATTTTACTGGTATCTATTACGTGCAAACCTTATCCAgtagatacttaaaaaaatttcaaaactaagctttagattcattaaaaaaaaatgccttaaAACGGAGGATAAAAAGGATAACTGGTAActgtaaagaatataataataaaaccagtttattaatttgtgtatgaaatcttaattatttttatacataaaagaaCGTGTCCTGACTGAATGATTCACCAATACCCAGCAAAAACTatagaagataaattgatgaaaatttgaatacatgTTCTTTTTACAGTGTAAATGGACATTAATAAGgattttttgacattttgaatctaaagggttaaaatgaagtagcaatgaaatttactactttttttaatttctctgtgacaaatgaagataGCAACTTgctttttgtgtgtgtaatcttcatatgaatatctaaaaactaatttctagattttttaaattcagagtttaaagggttgaaatggattttgacattttttgaaattcagttaTCTTTctgaatttctcagtaacaaatgaagatatcagcttgatttttgatgtgtgtaattttcatgtaaacatCTAAAATccagtttcaaaatttttcaaaatttgacattgaaaggaatgaagaaagttaaaaatatttgaacaataattgcaaattttcctaTACTTTTCTGACtacactaaacaagatattcactagactggtgcttgcaaatacttttaagataaatatctaaaaaccatttttggattttattgaatTTGGTTTTTTAAGGGCTGCGACGGTGTATGGCATGGTGGCTCAACCAGCACAGCCACTAACACTGTTCCTGTAAGTGTGATGCAATTGGCTttagttacttgactaaaaacataaaattaaaaaatttttaaaaaatgagaaataagtaTGGTCACCTCCTACTTGTGTTTGTCGGTAATCCTAATAACCG encodes:
- the LOC142322943 gene encoding retinol dehydrogenase 14: MSWWSPEIGVKVYGQAAVALVAVIIVICTIVRIFTFLTLGVCKSKKQMNGKTVIVTGANSGIGKETVMDLARRGARVIMACRNLETASKVRAQIIEETKNKNVVLMKLDLSSLTSIRNFAQEVNRAESRLDVLIHNAGVANTFSKNTTSDGLEVTMATNQFGPFLLTHLLIDLLKRSAPSRIVVVASELYRFASINLDNPNPVNTLPAYLYYVSKYANILFALELAKKLQGTGVTANCLHPGMIDSGIWRNVPFPLNLPLKVIVKGFFKSPAQGAQTTIHCAVSDELDGVSGKYFLDCKEHGLSQGVQDPAVAKKYWEICERLVKLEPTDPRI